The Thermomonospora curvata DSM 43183 DNA segment CTCTGTTTCAGAGAGTCTAGATGTTAGCCCTGTCCTCTTTCATCCCCTTGGTTAACTCATTCATCAAAGGGACGCTTCGCGCACTGAACCGGTTGTCTTGTCGGCAGCGTGATTTCTCGTCCGGCTTCCTCAGCGACGGCCGCCGCTACAAGGGATCACCCCAGGCGCTTCACCGCGACGTCTTCGGAGCCCACCGGGCCTCGCACCGCACGGCGCCCCAGTGACCGGCCGCGCGGGCGCATTCGAACCGAGGCGACGGCCGCCCGCTCCCACCGGGTTCTCGTTCCCCCTGATTCCGTACGGGTCGCAGCGGGCGATGGACTGCTCGCGAGTCCCCTCCTCCACGCCGGACTCGCCTGTGTGTGGGGTGGCCGACCGGCCCCCGCTCCCCGCCGACCGGCCACCCTGCCTGGTGTGTCACCCGAGACGTCTGCGCTGCCCTCGCCGCCACACGAGGCCGATGCGGCCGGCATCACCGCATCGACGCCCCTGGACGTCTCAAGTGATTCATCAGACGTTCACAGATGATACAAATGTGAGCAATATTCACACAATAGGGTCAAGGATGATCTACTGAGTGGGACGCGCGGGGGGCCGCACCGGTTGTCCCGGCACGGGGCTCCGGTCTTGCGCCGGATACCGCCGCCCTAGGCTCGGGGCCATGGCGGAACACACGGCGTTGCCCCCCGAGGAGATCGAACGGCTGCGCTCCTATGACCGGGAGCACGTATGGCACCCCTACGGGCCGATGCCGGCGAAAGCCGACAGCCACCCGGTGGTGGCGGCCGAGGGCGTGCGGCTGGTCATGGCCGACGGGCGCACGCTGATCGACGGGATGTCGTCGTGGTGGGCGGCCGTGCACGGCTACAACCACCCGGTCCTCAACGCCGCCGTCACCGACCAGCTCGGCCGGATGGCGCACGTGATGTTCGGCGGGCTGACCCACCCGCCCGCGATCCGGCTGGCGAAACTGCTGGTGGAGCTCACCCCCGAGCCGCTGACCAAGGTGTTCTTCGCCGACTCCGGCTCGGTCTCGGTCGAGGTCGCCATCAAGATGGCGCTGCAGTACCAGCGGGCGCGGGGCCGCCCCCGGCGGCACCGGCTGATGACCGTGCGCGGCGGCTACCACGGCGACACCTTCGGGGACATGTCGGTGTGCGACCCGGTCAACGGGATGCACCACCTGTTCGCCGGGATCCTGCCCCGGCAGCTGTTCGCCGCGCCGCCGCCCGGCGGCTACGACGCCGAGCCCGACCCCGCCTACCTGGAGGAGCTGGCGACGCTGGCCGCCCGGCACGCCGATGAACTCGCCGCGATCATCGTGGAACCGGTGGTGCAGGGCGCCGGCGGGATGCGCTTTTACGCCCCCGCCTACCTGCGGGCGCTGCGGGAGCTGGCCGACGAGCACGGCCTGCTGCTGATCCTGGACGAGATCGCCACCGGTTTCGGCCGCTCCGGGGCGTTCTGGGGGGCCGACCACGCCGGTGTCGTCCCCGACATCATGTGCGTCGGCAAGGCG contains these protein-coding regions:
- a CDS encoding adenosylmethionine--8-amino-7-oxononanoate transaminase, giving the protein MAEHTALPPEEIERLRSYDREHVWHPYGPMPAKADSHPVVAAEGVRLVMADGRTLIDGMSSWWAAVHGYNHPVLNAAVTDQLGRMAHVMFGGLTHPPAIRLAKLLVELTPEPLTKVFFADSGSVSVEVAIKMALQYQRARGRPRRHRLMTVRGGYHGDTFGDMSVCDPVNGMHHLFAGILPRQLFAAPPPGGYDAEPDPAYLEELATLAARHADELAAIIVEPVVQGAGGMRFYAPAYLRALRELADEHGLLLILDEIATGFGRSGAFWGADHAGVVPDIMCVGKALTGGYMTMAATLCTDKVARGISEGEGGGLMHGPTFMGNPLAAAVACASIELLTGRDGRGRDWRAEVGAIETVLREGLAPARGLPGVRDVRVLGAIGVIETEQPVDVAAVQKVVMDHGVWLRPFNRLIYTMPPYVCTAEEVAQITTAMVAAARSL